Proteins encoded together in one Ciona intestinalis chromosome 3, KH, whole genome shotgun sequence window:
- the LOC100179901 gene encoding uncharacterized protein LOC100179901 isoform X2 has translation MDSCKSCLPGTIRLIAGDGIDVPSDEKDPRRGWRTSGRIGLKGKDSITTGIICWTTVTNVKEYISIPDLNLQCIKMNSWKNICHRLLFLAFVVIGTNEALSIAPHRIARSNTKSGLPSSEYSNLNLVSPQVLKSLTQSSLPDVTAEDYNEFDNEKLFSELISLMFLLTEDSEPSSQNINSSASPPSPQINHHPDFNSLSHLPQEATEEQTSVEKRNPEAELLKEILRGRRLSRQRKVYSQVLKSLHLYRL, from the exons ATGGATTCATGTAAGTCGTGTTTGCCCGGGACTATCAGATTGATTGCTGGTGACGGAATTGATGTTCCTTCTGACGAAAAAGATCCGC GCCGAGGTTGGAGGACATCCGGACgaattggtttaaaaggaAAGGATTCGATCACCACAGGCATAATCTGTTGGACCACAGTCACAAACGTTAAGGAATATATTTCAATACCCGACCTAAAC ttacagTGCATCAAGATGAACTCTTGGAAAAACATCTGCCATCGCTTACTTTTCTTAGCGTTTGTTGTTATTGGAACGAATGAAGCGCTGTCGATTGCACCACACAGGATTGCGCGATCGAATACAAAATCTGGATTACCATCAAGTGAATACTCGAATTTAAATCTAGTTTCGCCGCAGGTGCTGAAAAGTTTG ACTCAATCCAGTTTACCCGATGTAACTGCAGAAGATTACAATGAGTTTGACaatgaaaagttgttttcTGAACTCAT AAGCTTGATGTTTCTTCTTACGGAAGATTCTGAGCCATCTTCGCAGAACATCAATTCATCAGCATCTCCACCTTCACCTCAAATAAATCATCATCCGGATTTTAACAGCTTATCCCACCTCCCACAAGAAGCAACAGAGGAGCAAACATCTGTTGAAAAACGGAATCCAGAGGCCGAATTACTAAAAGAAATCTTGAGGGGAAGACGGCTCTCTCGCCAGAGAAAAGTGTACAGCCAGGTTTTAAAAAGCTTGCACCTATACCgtctttaa
- the LOC100179901 gene encoding uncharacterized protein LOC100179901 isoform X3, which yields MDSCKSCLPGTIRLIAGDGIDVPSDEKDPRRGWRTSGRIGLKGKDSITTGIICWTTVTNVKEYISIPDLNCIKMNSWKNICHRLLFLAFVVIGTNEALSIAPHRIARSNTKSGLPSSEYSNLNLVSPQVLKSLTQSSLPDVTAEDYNEFDNEKLFSELISLMFLLTEDSEPSSQNINSSASPPSPQINHHPDFNSLSHLPQEATEEQTSVEKRNPEAELLKEILRGRRLSRQRKVYSQVLKSLHLYRL from the exons ATGGATTCATGTAAGTCGTGTTTGCCCGGGACTATCAGATTGATTGCTGGTGACGGAATTGATGTTCCTTCTGACGAAAAAGATCCGC GCCGAGGTTGGAGGACATCCGGACgaattggtttaaaaggaAAGGATTCGATCACCACAGGCATAATCTGTTGGACCACAGTCACAAACGTTAAGGAATATATTTCAATACCCGACCTAAAC TGCATCAAGATGAACTCTTGGAAAAACATCTGCCATCGCTTACTTTTCTTAGCGTTTGTTGTTATTGGAACGAATGAAGCGCTGTCGATTGCACCACACAGGATTGCGCGATCGAATACAAAATCTGGATTACCATCAAGTGAATACTCGAATTTAAATCTAGTTTCGCCGCAGGTGCTGAAAAGTTTG ACTCAATCCAGTTTACCCGATGTAACTGCAGAAGATTACAATGAGTTTGACaatgaaaagttgttttcTGAACTCAT AAGCTTGATGTTTCTTCTTACGGAAGATTCTGAGCCATCTTCGCAGAACATCAATTCATCAGCATCTCCACCTTCACCTCAAATAAATCATCATCCGGATTTTAACAGCTTATCCCACCTCCCACAAGAAGCAACAGAGGAGCAAACATCTGTTGAAAAACGGAATCCAGAGGCCGAATTACTAAAAGAAATCTTGAGGGGAAGACGGCTCTCTCGCCAGAGAAAAGTGTACAGCCAGGTTTTAAAAAGCTTGCACCTATACCgtctttaa
- the LOC100186219 gene encoding MAM and LDL-receptor class A domain-containing protein 2 gives MSRQRSRMYEAKQRLFASRRIPTVVPGVPNLNDLLTNHRIQSPPIPALPHGYKSPLAPGYVVPYKHDYGIAADATVNLLLAFLSLSTALRKNARLEMMRNPPTPITRPVAPTALFYCDFEMGWCPGWNQSRSDELDMIVHKGSTKTKGTGPSVDHTRFNSYGHYAYLEASGSSFGARAWFRTPYVLMNSEPKYCLRFWYHMLGVGVGTLKVYWSPPKKIGNAPATVFLISAAAGSQSRNDTDWIEKSVTIRSPTSFGYTKPVYFEFRAVRGYSYKSDIAVDDISLSVGECQSTWVPPAGTTTLFRHTITATPGTTTTRSWMESHPDYERCGSQYYNKQNQKCCRGLIKNGGRDTSCCGTNVYRPQHQVCCGDTVIWPRMQGCCGSVPYISMFSGCCNEVVYSRNRSVCRGGNVVPKS, from the exons ATGTCTCGCCAACGAAGTCGAATGTACGAGGCAAAACAACGTTTATTTGCATCGCGTCGAATCCCTACAGTTGTTCCTGGTGTACCGAATCTGAACGATCTTTTAACCAACCACAGAATACAGTCTCCTCCAATTCCAGCTCTG CCTCACGGTTACAAGTCACCGCTAGCACCAGGTTACGTGGTACCATACAAACACGACTACGGTATTGCTGCAGATGCAACTGTCAACCTCTTACTCGCCTTCCTATCCCTCTCTACCGCCCTCAGGAAAAATGCTCGCTTGGAAATGATGAGAAATCCTCCTACTCCAATTACGAGACCCGTTGCTCCTACGGCTCTGTTTTATTGTGACTTTGAAATGGGCTG GTGTCCTGGATGGAACCAAAGCAGATCTGATGAACTTGACATGATAGTACATAAAGGATCAACTAAAACTAAAGGCACGGGCCCAAGTGTTGATCATACAAGATTCAATTCAT atggTCATTATGCGTACCTTGAAGCCTCCGGGTCTTCTTTCGGCGCTAGGGCGTGGTTTAGAACACCATATGTGCTTATGAACAGCGAGCCAAAGTATTGCCTACGATTTTG GTACCATATGTTGGGCGTTGGAGTCGGCACTTTGAAAGTATATTGGAGCCCGCCAAAGAAAATTGGCAACGCACCCGCCACCGTTTTCCTAATCTCGGCAGCAGCAG gatCTCAAAGCAGAAACGACACAGATTGGATTGAGAAATCTGTCACAATTCGTTCCCCAACCTCGTTTGGATATACTAAACCTGTTTAC TTTGAGTTCCGCGCAGTGAGAGGTTATTCTTACAAGAGCGATATTGCTGTTGATGATATCAGTTTATCTGTGGGTGAATGTCAAAGTACTTGGGTTCCTCCGGCAG GAACTACGACGCTTTTTAGACACACGATAACCGCCACACCAGGCACAACAACTACTCGTTCGTGGATGGAATCTCATCCTGATTACGAACGTTGTGGGTCGCAATATTACAACAAGCAAAACCAAAAGTGTTGTCGGGGTTTAATTAA AAATGGCGGTAGAGACACATCGTGTTGCGGCACCAACGTTTATAGACCTCAACACCAAGTTTGTTGTGGGGATACCGTGATTTG GCCCCGAATGCAAGGTTGTTGTGGAAGTGTACCTTATATCTCGATGTTCAGCGGTTGTTGCAATGAAGTGGTATATTCTCGTAATAGATCAGTATGTAGAGGTGGCAATGTGGTTCCAAAATCATAA
- the LOC100176012 gene encoding uncharacterized protein LOC100176012, with the protein MATVTVMITPVNDAPHVALTSSQLMFQLTTVAEDSDGGSGIRVSKLTEACDDVDMAYDATILNLGIAVTSFDNSGTWQRTSDNGTTWTDISSVSVLLGSNGDAESDGIRLIPNANFNGEASFTYRCWDFTSGTNGNEGVDASYIGPTGAFSQQQVTGIVEVSNTNDSPYFESGISSLELPVYSASALNNLGITVKDLVKDVYRDIDPTTNLGVAVINTDSSLGEFEYTCSVTSPNEWFSFYSSYGAGQTSPEPVSTSLATVLSSTCRIRFLPDTTFASTSHPRIDILPWDGSDGLSGGSFRVNAAYVANGPFGSSFVSVVATMVANSFPSLSGSQGEVQFYEEGNPVSLFPDVLIWNMTSSRGATAIVSLHNIFDTGYERIVIGSSAGYASLSELTSSTGLSATWNIDYTEVKFAGNISKGFYEKALRSVGYQHLSQNPTTNVRPTDSRRVEVVVTDISGVSSPVFSRDIKVTSVNNAPIVSTSHEATSTWTVVDFRRGSDPVTLFSAVNFTFSDPDDTSLNSVVLSINPVYDGSNEMLYIPSSFERMFYVNDSYYYIKVLTTSSEYNVTSGVLKYSITNRDANFQDYSAAMRKITYSNTADPPDFRHREVHMFGTDHSNAVTLTTTISINMLEADGSTVIDLPIGNLPGSPAIQQVVAYPAVIPSIQRTTVQQHTDAKFSSGDRIQIVFDRDTNMPPFGYYDTTDPVASGGKTLTKHEILEIFSFTNPLVVASIDGYTGRWLTARIFEITVVREGYPQLPVQIGNWAATPKQSTICDNVSFTARRYCIRDITGLSKPSAAASPPLEGNWGLNVPNVTDVVLQNSTLQAGVEYVTDGTTGHVSLRPAMSKSQLDQLCSVFFSDILKSDIANELPGLTAVVSQCQNNYVARWDLSLDKTDQVPTETQFTLTFHTSVTYYTVHQVISYLTTRYSKSVVIDVVSQDTGVGRTALEGYRAAERLSTNVYVEQNDNLTPALLSAVIAHPNTSKVDDISIQIGDVITLQFDKATNKPNVSTKAEIDTVFSFNKYMTYVGNWISDSTLTITITSFNDTVTSLTGSFRLNQLADGTTVTDASNVNCVGLSVCGHNNVSVGICDTTTTSCRAHGSFTLSHTTQPNDAPVIQVGGIDWWWLLLVGLLLLFCTIIIIFLLRKRKKKHREDKDKETYDEYQSIPTSTTTRTITPDILAWTNQDMLNRNNFTSNKYRRKSNTTNSPFNGRVAPSPIYSVSSITLSRDVRHGNANVSSFAEVNTPEYERKVRFANDDVAGSKLVSESALQITGRPDLLESSVASTYRSNEQNVMEILSHVVFERPVNESHNTEKQPRDGCSDNPEENVITDDSFQNVRPVLQELSTVNNGTKLHSKPLGTPTNVQQRSASLLSGLSNTQDSSSSSRRTVSCTDASTSYVPSFAPSISSTSRSNSKSATFSDPSSETSHSSSRQHSHRASISGLPMTWYVACGNEDSSTNIIAAAQLRRSMSNTKEGNEKAEVIWE; encoded by the exons ATGGCCACTGTTACTGTGATGATAACTCCAGTGAATGACGCACCTCACGTGGCACTGACGTCATCTCAGCTAATGTTTCAGCTTACAACTGTGGCGGAAGATTCGGATGGAGGCAGCGGAATACGGGTTAGCAAACTCACCGAGGCGTGTGATGATGTCGACATGGCTTACGACGCTACTATTTTGAACTTGGGAATCGCTGTTACTTCATTTGACAACAGTGGTACATGGCAACGCACTTCTGATAATGGTACAACGTGGACAGATATATCTAGCGTTTCTGTGCTACTTGGTTCAAATGGAGACGCGGAGAGTGATGGTATTCGGTTAATCCCGAATGCAAACTTTAACGGTGAAGCTTCATTTACTTACAGATGCTGGGATTTCACAAGTGGAACTAACGGAAACGAAGGG GTCGATGCTTCATATATTGGACCTACAGGTGCATTCAGTCAACAGCAAGTAACTGGGATAGTGGAAGTAAGCAACACGAACGACTCGCCATATTTCGAATCTGGCATTTCATCTTTGGAGCTCCCTGTTTACTCTGCATCCGCATTAAATAATCTGGGTATCACAGTAAAGGATCTCGTGAAAGACGTATACAG AGATATCGATCCCACGACAAATCTTGGCGTTGCCGTAATAAACACAGATAGCAGCTTGGGTGAATTCGAATACACGTGCAGTGTTACATCACCGAATGAgtggttttcattttatagtTCGTATGGGGCGGGTCAAACAAGTCCTGAACCTGTGTCGACATCTCTTGCGACAGTATTGTCTTCTACTTGCAGAATACG GTTTCTCCCTGATACAACTTTCGCCTCGACTTCCCATCCACGTATCGATATTCTACCATGGGATGGTAGTGATGGGTTGAGCGGTGGCAGTTTTCGAGTGAACGCTGCATATGTTGCTAACGGTCCTTTTGGGTCATCCTTTGTATCTGTCGTTGCGACGATGGTAGCAAACAGTTTTCCTTCTCTAAGTGGCAGTCAAG gtGAAGTTCAGTTCTACGAAGAGGGTAACCCGGTTTCGTTGTTTCCTGATGTCCTCATATggaatatgacgtcatcaagagGCGCTACAGCCATTGTGTCCTTGCATAATATCTTCGATACCGGGTACGAAAGAATTGTTATTGGCTCAAGTGCTGGTTACGCAAGCTTATCCGAACTTACGTCATCAACTGGATTGTCAGCGACATGGAACATAGATTATACTGAAGTAAAATTTGCCGGTAACATCAGCAAAGGATTTTACGAAAAAGCTTTACGTAGTGTAGGCTACCAACATTTATCACAAAACCCAACTACCAATGTTCGTCCGACCGATTCACGACGAGTAGAAGTGGTGGTGACTGATATTTCGGGCGTTAGTTCGCCGGTGTTCAGTCGTGACATTAAGGTGACATCAGTAAACAATGCACCCATAGTGTCGACTTCGCATGAAGCAACTTCCACCTGGACTGTGGTGGACTTCCGAAGAG GAAGTGATCCGGTTACTTTGTTTTCTGCCGTGAACTTTACATTCTCAGATCCAGATGACACCTCACTCAACTCGGTCGTATTATCTATTAACCCAGTATACGACGGATCAAACGAGATGCTATATATCCCATCTTCTTTTGAGCGAATGTTTTACGTCAACGATTCATACTATTACATAAAG GTACTGACAACATCATCGGAATACAATGTAACAAGTggagttttaaaatattccattaCGAACCGTGATGCAAACTTTCAAGATTACAGCGCAGCTATGCGTAAGATCACATACAGCAACACAGCTGATCCACCCGACTTTCGACATCGTGAAGTCCATATGTTCGGAACCGATCATTCTAATGCTGTCACACTTACAACCACGATTAGTATTAACATGTTGGAAGCTGATGGTTCCACTGTGATTGACTTACCGATAGGAAATCTTCCAGGCTCGCCCGCTATTCAGCAGGTTGTAGCCTATCCTGCAGTTATTCCTTCAATCCAAAGGACTAcag TGCAACAACACACCGACGCGAAGTTTTCTAGTGGAGATAGGATCCAAATAGTTTTTGACCGGGATACCAACATGCCGCCGTTCGGATATTACGACACAACAGACCCAGTCGCTTCAGGTGGTAAAACGTTAACAAAGCATGAGATTCTAGAGATTTTCTCTTTCACCAACCCCCTTGTTGTTGCTTCGATCGACGGCTACACTGGCAGATGGCTGACTGCGAGGATATTCGAAATAACAGTTGTAAGAGAAGGCTATCCCCAGCTACCTGTGCAG atAGGAAACTGGGCAGCCACACCAAAGCAAAGCACAATCTGTGACAACGTCTCTTTCACGGCACGTAGATATTGCATCCGCGACATCACAGGATTGTCAAAGCCGAGTGCTGCCGCTTCACCACCATTAGAAGGGAATTGGGGACTAAAT GTACCCAATGTCACTGATGTGGTTTTGCAAAACTCCACACTACAAGCAGGTGTTGAATATGTTACTGATGGTACTACAGGTCACGTTAGCTTGCGACCGGCAATGAGCAAATCTCAGCTTGACCAACTATGCTCCGTTTTTTTCTCTGATATTTTGAAATCAGACATTGCTAACGAGCTTCCTGGTTTGACGGCTGTTGTTTCACAATGTCAGAATAACTACGTTGCTCGTTGGGACCTGTCGCTTGATAAAACAGACCAAGTGCCGACTGAGACACAATTTACTCTGACTTTTCACACATCAGTAACATATTATACGGTGCATCAAGTGATAAGTTATCTCACAACAAGGTACAGCAAATCCGTTGTGATCGACGTGGTATCACAGGACACCGGTGTCGGCAGAACTGCCCTTGAGGGCTACCGCGCGGCTGAGCGTTTAAGTACAAACGTTTATGTG GAACAAAACGATAACTTGACACCTGCTCTGCTATCAGCTGTGATTGCGCACCCAAATACATCTAAAGTTGATGACATCAGCATTCAaattggtgacgtcataacattGCAGTTTGACAAAGCAACGAATAAACCTAACGTGTCAACGAAAGCAGAAATAGACACTGTCTTCAGTTTTAATAAGTACATGACGTATGTCGGTAACTGGATTTCTGATTCCACTCTGACGATAACGATTACGTCATTCAACgatactgtgacgtcacttactGGTTCATTTAGACTGAACCAACTAGCTGATGGTACAACTGTGACAGATGCTTCTAATGTAAATTGCGTCGGATTATCGGTGTGCGGACATAACAATGTTTCTGTTGGTATTTGCGACACCACTACTACATCATGTAGAGCGCATGGTAGCTTCACTCTATCTCACACTACACAACCGAATGACGCACCCGTTATTCAAGTTGGAGGCATCGATTGGTGGTGGTTGTTGCTGGTCGGCTTGCTTCTCTTGTTTTGCACCATCATCATAATCTTTTTGCTCAGGAAGCGTAAAAAGAAGCACAGAGAAGACAAGGATAAAGAAACATACg ATGAATATCAATCTATTCCTACCTCAACAACTACCCGAACTATCACACCGGATATCCTTGCTTGGACAAACCAAGACATGCTCAATAGAAACAAC TTTACAAGCAACAAGTATAGAAGAAAGTCAAATACCACCAATTCACCTTTCAATGGTAGAGTCGCACCTTCCCCTATTTATTCGGTGTCTTCAATAACTCTCTCCCGTGATGTCAGACATGGAAACGCCAATGTCTCGTCATTCGCAGAAGTTAACACACCGGAGTATGAACGTAAGGTTCGTTTTGCTAACGACGATGTAGCCGGTTCAAAACTTGTGTCAGAATCAGCACTTCAAATTACTGGTAGGCCAGATTTGTTAGAGAGTTCCGTAGCAAGCACCTATCGCAGCAATGAACAAAACGTCATGGAAATATTGAGTCACGTCGTTTTTGAACGGCCAGTTAACGAGAGCcacaatacagaaaaacaaccgCGCGATGGCTGCAGCGATAACCCAGAAGAAAATGTGATTACCGATGATTCTTTTCAAAATGTCCGGCCTGTTTTGCAGGAGCTATCCACAGTAAACAATGGGACGAAGTTGCATTCGAAACCACTAGGTACTCCAACTAACGTTCAACAAAGATCGGCTTCTCTGCTGTCAGGGTTATCGAATACCCAAGATTCAAGTTCCAGCTCGAGGCGAACCGTTTCATGCACAGATGCTTCGACATCTTATGTTCCATCCTTTGCTCCCAGCATCAGTTCGACTTCTAGAAGTAATTCAAAGTCGGCGACCTTCTCCGACCCTTCAAGTGAGACATCGCATAGCAGTAGCAGACAGCATAGTCATCGTGCTTCGATTTCCGGCTTGCCGATGACGTGGTACGTTGCTTGTGGCAACGAAGATTCTTCGACAAACATAATAGCAGCCGCACAGTTAAGACGGTCTATGAGCAACACAAAAGAAGGAAATGAAAAAGCGGAGGTGATATGGGAATGA
- the LOC108949310 gene encoding uncharacterized protein LOC108949310, whose protein sequence is MSLKYLLLKKLVFLLVHIVFSKPLTNYQNDGDLLHSISDIQATQNIPTYDDARSSVQMSKIELKPAEQKSLSNDDRNHYLTATPQKPRERESPLHLMERWKRSLEDIDVLVLDSLNSRTGLKMTTEDYEELSPQFRNFLRSEINVVSHQRSGRGVQARTSLSISVNVPHFFYREGSGPAGIINNPVQINAPTGIEFVLIESLNILDTDREILALSSFTQTVTVDTGTRNVTFSYVIAPSFTFDESAGVLNLTGLLSVSEYERAIETLTYDNTAEEPTAQFRGLNVEVHDATSSANVPIYFTVQNVNDSPFFGSKPPVLTIEEDSSLYAPISSTAINILGNSITDNDFNSELAIGILGADNTNGLWSYPGPTHTLVTVEDGVRDDSGNILRNTSLSKTCVVLNEQYLSYTPNSNYVGNTTITVVAWDKTGTTSSFLNGDFVNVTWTAPGDAFSSDMATVTVMITPVNDAPHVALTSSQLMFQLTTVAEDSDGGSGIRVSKLTEACDDVDMAYDATILNLGIAVTSFDNSGTWQRTSDNGTTWTDISSVSVLLGSNGDAESDGIRLIPNANFNGEASFTYRCWDFTSGTNGNEGVDASYIGPTGAFSQQQVTGIVEVSNTNDSPYFESGISSLELPVYSASALNNLGITVKDLVKDVYRDIDPTTNLGVAVINTDSSLGEFEYTCSVTSPNEWFSFYSSYGAGQTSPEPVSTSLATVLSSTCRIREYERAIETLTYDNTAEEPTAQFRGLNVEVHDATSSANVPIYFTVQNVNDSPFFGSKPPVLTIEEDSSLYAPISSTAINILGNSITDNDFNSELAIGILGADNTNGLWSYPGPTHTLVTVEDGVRDDSGNILRNTSLSKTCVVLNEQYLSYTPNSNYVGNTTITVVAWDKTV, encoded by the exons ATGTCCTTGAAATATTTACTgctaaaaaaacttgtatttcTGTTGGTTCATATTGTTTTTTCTAAACCGCTAACGAACTATCAAAACGATGGTGATCTTCTTCATTCTATCAGTGACATCCAAGCAACGCAAAACATTCCAACTTACGACGACGCAAGATCTTCGGTGCAAATGTCGAAAATCGAGCTGAAACCTGCAGAACAGAAAAGTTTATCGAATGATGATCGGAATCACTATTTGACTGCGACGCCACAAAAACCCAGAGAAAGAGAGTCACCGTTACACTTAATGGAAAGATGGAAACGCTCTTTAGAAGACATCGACGTCCTCGTCTTAGATTCTCTAAACAGTCGGACAGGTTTAAAAATGACAACCGAGGATTATGAGGAACTGTCACCTCAGTTTCGGAATTTTCTTCGGTCGGAAATAAATGTGGTTTCCCACCAAAGGTCCGGAAGAGGCGTACAAGCGAGGACAAGCCTGAGCATCAGTGTAAATGTTCCTCACTTCTTTTACCGAGAGGGTTCAGGTCCAGCAGGAATAATTAACAACCCTGTGCAG ATTAACGCACCCACCGGCATCGAGTTTGTGTTGATCGagtcattaaatattttggaCACCGATAGAGAAATACTTGCCCTCAGCAGCTTTACGCAAACTGTAACTGTAGACACTGGAACGCGCAACGTCACCTTTAGTTACGTCATCGCACCATCCTTTACGTTCGATGAGTCCGCGGGAGTCCTGAATTTAACAG GCTTATTGAGCGTCAGCGAATACGAACGTGCAATCGAAACTTTGACATACGACAACACTGCAGAAGAACCTACTGCTCAGTTCAGGGGTTTAAATGTTGAAGTTCACGACGCGACATCGTCTGCCAACGTCCCAATATATTTCACTGTACAAAACGTTAACGATTCCCCATTTTTCGGTTCGAAGCCACCGGTACTTACTATAGAAGAAGACAGCTCTCT GTACGCGCCAATCAGCTCGACAGCCATTAACATCTTGGGAAACTCAATTACCGATAACGACTTCAATTCAGAGCTTGCTATTGGTATATTGGGCGCAGATAATACAAATGGTTTGTGGAGCTACCCTGGCCCGACTCACACACTTGTTACAGTAGAG GACGGAGTGCGTGATGATTCAGGGAACATTCTACGCAACACATCTCTTAGCAAAACTTGTGTGGTGCTGAATGAACAGTATCTTAGTTATACACCAAATTCCAATTATGTTGGGAATACGACCATTACGGTTGTTGCATGGGACAAAACAG gaACCACTTCATCTTTTTTGAACGGGGACTTTGTTAACGTGACTTGGACTGCACCTGGTGACGCGTTCAGTTCAGACATGGCCACTGTTACTGTGATGATAACTCCAGTGAATGACGCACCTCACGTGGCACTGACGTCATCTCAGCTAATGTTTCAGCTTACAACTGTGGCGGAAGATTCGGATGGAGGCAGCGGAATACGGGTTAGCAAACTCACCGAGGCGTGTGATGATGTCGACATGGCTTACGACGCTACTATTTTGAACTTGGGAATCGCTGTTACTTCATTTGACAACAGTGGTACATGGCAACGCACTTCTGATAATGGTACAACGTGGACAGATATATCTAGCGTTTCTGTGCTACTTGGTTCAAATGGAGACGCGGAGAGTGATGGTATTCGGTTAATCCCGAATGCAAACTTTAACGGTGAAGCTTCATTTACTTACAGATGCTGGGATTTCACAAGTGGAACTAACGGAAACGAAGGG GTCGATGCTTCATATATTGGACCTACAGGTGCATTCAGTCAACAGCAAGTAACTGGGATAGTGGAAGTAAGCAACACGAACGACTCGCCATATTTCGAATCTGGCATTTCATCTTTGGAGCTCCCTGTTTACTCTGCATCCGCATTAAATAATCTGGGTATCACAGTAAAGGATCTCGTGAAAGACGTATACAG AGATATCGATCCCACGACAAATCTTGGCGTTGCCGTAATAAACACAGATAGCAGCTTGGGTGAATTCGAATACACGTGCAGTGTTACATCACCGAATGAgtggttttcattttatagtTCGTATGGGGCGGGTCAAACAAGTCCTGAACCTGTGTCGACATCTCTTGCGACAGTATTGTCTTCTACTTGCAGAATACG CGAATACGAACGTGCAATCGAAACTTTGACATATGACAACACTGCAGAAGAACCTACTGCTCAGTTCAGGGGTTTAAATGTTGAAGTTCACGACGCGACATCGTCTGCCAACGTCCCAATATATTTCACTGTACAAAACGTTAACGATTCCCCATTTTTCGGTTCGAAGCCACCGGTACTTACTATAGAAGAAGACAGCTCTCT GTACGCGCCAATCAGCTCGACAGCCATTAACATCTTGGGAAACTCAATTACCGATAACGACTTCAATTCAGAGCTTGCTATTGGTATATTGGGCGCAGATAATACAAATGGTTTGTGGAGCTACCCTGGCCCGACTCACACACTTGTTACAGTAGAG GACGGAGTGCGTGATGATTCAGGGAACATTCTACGCAACACATCTCTTAGCAAAACTTGTGTGGTGCTGAATGAACAGTATCTTAGTTATACACCAAATTCCAATTATGTTGGGAATACGACCATTACGGTTGTTGCATGGGACAAAACAG tttaa